One Eubacterium sp. AB3007 genomic window, CTTCTTCCTCGTCATCGTACTCTTCAGAAGAAGTGTTATCATCAGAAGAAGAACTCCCCTGATTACTACAACCGCAGAAGATTAATCCCGAAAATACTAATGTACATGTTAACAGAACCGAAACAATAATGTTTAGAACTCTTCTATTTATCCTCATCACTCTGCCTCAACAACCTCAGAATCATCGTACTTCTGGATACTCTCGATACTGTTCAGGCAACCTCTCTTAGCCTTGTATCCTTCGCCTGTAGCGATGATCTCGCTGTTCCCTGCCTTCAGATCAAACATAATTCCTGTGTTGGTCTTTTTGATAATATCCCATTTCTTATGCTCCT contains:
- a CDS encoding YegP family protein; amino-acid sequence: MGHMKEHKKWDIIKKTNTGIMFDLKAGNSEIIATGEGYKAKRGCLNSIESIQKYDDSEVVEAE